A single genomic interval of Pseudomonas sp. FeN3W harbors:
- a CDS encoding putative zinc-binding protein, producing MITTTPAPLVYSCSGCSNVAQLANTLAVRLDRAGLAEMSCIAGVGGRVAALVKKANSGRPILAIDGCPMHCARACLAQHGVTPDVHITLSSYGLRKRYREDCSEEEISALFDDMKDIIASDRMQLRTA from the coding sequence ATGATCACCACAACGCCTGCGCCCCTGGTCTATTCATGCTCCGGTTGTTCGAATGTCGCGCAGCTGGCCAACACCCTGGCGGTGCGCCTCGATCGCGCCGGGCTGGCGGAAATGTCCTGCATCGCCGGCGTCGGCGGGCGCGTTGCAGCGCTGGTGAAGAAAGCCAACTCCGGCCGCCCCATTCTCGCCATCGACGGCTGCCCGATGCATTGCGCCCGAGCCTGCCTCGCGCAGCACGGCGTGACACCCGACGTGCACATCACCCTCAGCAGCTACGGCTTGCGCAAGCGCTATCGGGAAGACTGCAGCGAGGAGGAGATCAGCGCGCTGTTCGATGACATGAAAGACATTATCGCCAGTGACCGGATGCAGCTGCGCACGGCCTGA
- a CDS encoding Crp/Fnr family transcriptional regulator, with the protein MLTEKTLVAELRRHHLFSRLPEAALQEVCTSANLKRLPAGASLFHQGDKADRFYFLFSGQIKLHRVVCDGQEKLVEVMRAGESFAEALLFKGTPSYPVSATALKASLVASLNGPHYRRILEQHPDICLDILATLSIRLHQRMTEIDTLTLANASHRVVRFLAQSQQDDSGVVVLDVPKRLIASKLGIQPETFSRILHRLIDAGTISVQRRRIEILDNRKLAAYDE; encoded by the coding sequence ATGCTCACTGAAAAAACCCTGGTCGCGGAATTGCGCCGCCACCATCTGTTCAGCCGACTGCCCGAGGCGGCGTTACAGGAGGTGTGCACCTCTGCCAACCTGAAGCGCCTGCCTGCGGGGGCCTCGCTGTTTCATCAGGGCGACAAAGCCGATCGCTTCTATTTCCTCTTCAGCGGCCAGATCAAGCTGCACCGCGTAGTCTGCGACGGGCAAGAGAAGCTGGTGGAAGTGATGCGTGCCGGTGAATCGTTCGCCGAAGCGCTGTTGTTCAAGGGCACGCCGAGCTATCCGGTCAGCGCCACCGCGCTAAAGGCCAGCCTGGTGGCGAGCCTGAACGGACCGCATTACCGGCGCATTCTCGAGCAGCACCCGGATATCTGCCTGGACATCCTCGCCACCCTGAGCATTCGGCTGCACCAGCGTATGACCGAGATCGACACCCTCACCCTGGCCAACGCCAGCCATCGAGTGGTGCGCTTTCTCGCGCAATCGCAGCAGGACGACAGCGGCGTGGTGGTGCTTGATGTGCCGAAACGCTTGATCGCGTCGAAACTGGGCATTCAGCCGGAAACCTTCTCGCGCATCCTGCATCGGCTGATCGACGCCGGGACCATATCGGTCCAGCGGCGACGCATCGAGATTCTCGACAACCGCAAGCTCGCCGCCTATGACGAGTGA
- a CDS encoding ribonucleoside triphosphate reductase, which yields MPRQAEVAKPVSLRKRDGRLAAFEVDKIERAIAAAGAATGEFELAMAQALAEVVRQQLAHRTAVEVEQVQDGVERALMAAGYFDTARAYIVYRERHARLRRDRKVVVDVAASMNEYLSREDWRVRANANQGYSLGGLILNVSGKVTANYWLDEVYSPEIGTAHREGDLHIHDLDMLAGYCAGWSLRTLLNEGFNGIPGRVEAGPPKHLSSALGQMVNFLGTLQNEWAGAQAFSSFDTYLAPFVRKDNLGFAEIRQAIQEFIYNLNVPSRWGTQTPFTNLTFDWVCPEDLREQIPYIGGEEMPFAYGELQAEMELINRAYIEVMQAGDGLGRVFTFPIPTYNITHDFPWDSENAERLFEMTARYGLPYFQNFLNSDMQPNQVRSMCCRLQLDVRELLKRGGGLFGSAEQTGSLGVVTVNCARLGYLYRGDKVALLEQLDTLLDMARQSLEVKRKVIQHHMDAGLYPYTKRYLGTLRNHFSTIGVNGLHEMVRNFTDDTEGLQTAAGRALAIEVLDHVRARLVQFQEDTGHLYNLEATPAEGTTYRFAKEDRKRFPDILQAGSAEAPYYTNSSQLPVGFTDDPFEALELQDELQCKYTGGTVLHLYMAEQISSAEACKKLVRNALSRYRLPYLTVTPTFSICPVHGYLAGEHEFCPKCDEALLHKQQAEAALAV from the coding sequence ATGCCCAGGCAGGCAGAGGTGGCGAAACCGGTTTCACTGCGCAAGCGCGATGGCCGACTGGCGGCGTTCGAAGTGGACAAGATCGAGCGCGCCATCGCGGCGGCAGGCGCGGCGACCGGCGAGTTCGAGTTGGCAATGGCACAGGCATTGGCCGAGGTCGTTCGTCAGCAACTGGCCCATCGCACGGCGGTGGAGGTGGAGCAGGTGCAGGACGGCGTCGAGCGTGCCCTGATGGCAGCCGGCTACTTCGATACCGCCAGGGCCTACATCGTCTACCGCGAACGCCATGCGCGTCTGCGCCGAGATCGCAAGGTGGTGGTCGACGTCGCCGCCTCGATGAACGAATACCTCTCCCGCGAAGACTGGCGGGTGCGCGCCAACGCCAACCAGGGCTACTCACTCGGCGGGCTGATCCTCAACGTGTCTGGCAAGGTCACCGCCAACTACTGGCTGGACGAGGTCTACAGCCCGGAGATCGGCACGGCGCATCGCGAAGGCGATCTGCATATCCATGACCTGGACATGCTCGCCGGCTATTGCGCTGGCTGGTCACTGCGGACCCTGCTCAATGAGGGCTTCAACGGGATTCCGGGGCGGGTTGAGGCCGGCCCGCCCAAGCATCTGTCCAGCGCGCTGGGGCAGATGGTCAATTTTCTCGGCACGCTGCAGAACGAGTGGGCCGGCGCGCAGGCGTTCAGCAGCTTCGATACCTACCTCGCACCGTTCGTGCGCAAGGACAACCTTGGCTTCGCCGAAATCCGCCAGGCCATTCAGGAGTTCATCTACAACCTCAATGTGCCGTCGCGCTGGGGCACGCAGACCCCGTTCACCAACCTGACCTTCGACTGGGTCTGCCCTGAAGACCTGCGCGAACAGATCCCCTACATCGGCGGCGAGGAGATGCCCTTCGCCTACGGCGAGCTGCAGGCCGAGATGGAGCTGATCAACCGTGCCTATATAGAAGTGATGCAGGCCGGTGACGGCCTCGGCCGGGTTTTCACCTTCCCGATCCCGACCTACAACATTACCCACGACTTCCCCTGGGACAGCGAGAACGCCGAGCGCCTGTTCGAGATGACCGCGCGCTACGGGCTGCCGTACTTCCAGAACTTCCTCAATTCGGACATGCAGCCGAACCAGGTGCGTTCGATGTGCTGCCGCCTGCAGCTGGACGTGCGCGAGCTGCTCAAGCGTGGCGGCGGGCTGTTCGGCTCTGCCGAGCAGACCGGTTCGCTGGGCGTGGTGACGGTGAACTGTGCACGCCTGGGCTATCTCTACCGCGGCGACAAGGTGGCGCTGCTCGAGCAGCTGGATACGCTGCTGGACATGGCGCGGCAGAGTCTGGAGGTCAAGCGCAAGGTCATCCAGCACCATATGGATGCCGGGCTCTACCCCTACACCAAGCGTTATCTGGGCACACTGCGCAATCACTTCTCCACCATCGGGGTGAACGGGCTGCACGAGATGGTGCGCAATTTCACCGACGACACCGAGGGTCTGCAGACCGCTGCCGGTCGCGCGCTGGCGATCGAGGTGCTCGACCACGTGCGGGCGCGGCTGGTGCAGTTCCAGGAAGACACCGGGCACCTCTACAACCTCGAGGCGACGCCGGCCGAAGGCACCACCTATCGTTTCGCCAAGGAAGACCGCAAGCGCTTCCCCGACATCCTCCAGGCGGGTTCGGCCGAGGCGCCGTACTACACCAACTCCTCGCAACTGCCGGTCGGCTTCACCGACGACCCCTTCGAGGCCCTGGAGCTGCAGGACGAGCTGCAGTGCAAGTACACCGGCGGCACCGTGTTGCACCTGTACATGGCCGAGCAGATTTCCTCGGCCGAGGCCTGCAAGAAGCTGGTACGCAATGCGCTGTCGCGTTACCGCCTGCCTTACCTGACGGTAACGCCCACCTTCTCGATCTGCCCGGTGCACGGTTATCTCGCTGGCGAGCACGAGTTCTGCCCGAAGTGCGATGAGGCGCTGCTGCACAAGCAGCAAGCCGAAGCGGCCCTGGCGGTCTGA
- the nrdD gene encoding anaerobic ribonucleoside-triphosphate reductase yields MNPASQLPQDQRQRCEVWTRVMGYHRPVTAFNPGKQSEHRERLHFTEAAAR; encoded by the coding sequence ATGAACCCAGCCAGCCAACTGCCCCAGGACCAGCGCCAACGTTGCGAAGTCTGGACCCGCGTGATGGGCTATCACCGCCCGGTTACCGCATTCAATCCGGGCAAGCAGTCCGAGCATCGCGAGCGCCTGCATTTCACTGAAGCAGCGGCGCGGTGA
- a CDS encoding anaerobic ribonucleoside-triphosphate reductase activating protein yields the protein MTAALRVGGLVPLTTLDFPDHLACVLFCQGCGWRCRYCHNPQLIPACGNEEKPWSEILAFLEQRVGLLEAVVFSGGEPTLQTALPEAIAQVRALGYKVGLHSAGIKPKLFANILPLVDWVGFDIKALPEHSSAITGVDGSGKANWKSLEHLLESGVEHECRTTVHWQLFDADMLWDMAQRLRRLGVERFAVQCVRTARMLDDSLAESRAPYDQQRLWERLDRLFPSFVLRG from the coding sequence GTGACCGCAGCACTTCGCGTCGGGGGGCTGGTCCCCCTGACCACACTGGATTTCCCCGACCATCTGGCCTGCGTGCTGTTCTGCCAGGGCTGCGGCTGGCGCTGCCGCTACTGCCACAATCCGCAGCTGATCCCGGCCTGTGGCAACGAGGAGAAGCCCTGGTCGGAGATTCTCGCCTTTCTCGAACAGCGCGTCGGCCTGCTCGAGGCGGTGGTGTTCAGCGGTGGCGAGCCGACCCTGCAGACCGCGCTGCCCGAGGCCATCGCCCAGGTGCGGGCGCTGGGCTACAAGGTCGGCCTGCACAGCGCCGGCATCAAACCGAAGTTGTTCGCCAACATCCTGCCGCTGGTGGATTGGGTCGGTTTCGACATCAAGGCGCTACCCGAGCACAGCAGCGCGATCACCGGCGTGGATGGCAGCGGCAAGGCCAACTGGAAGAGTCTCGAACACCTGCTGGAAAGCGGCGTCGAGCATGAGTGCCGGACCACCGTGCACTGGCAACTGTTCGACGCCGACATGCTGTGGGACATGGCTCAGCGCCTGCGCCGGCTGGGTGTCGAACGCTTCGCCGTGCAGTGCGTGCGCACCGCGCGCATGCTCGACGACAGCCTCGCCGAGAGCCGCGCACCCTACGATCAGCAGCGCCTGTGGGAGCGCCTGGATCGACTGTTCCCATCCTTCGTGCTGCGTGGATAG
- a CDS encoding 4Fe-4S binding protein: MITQAPWLARLGDLLRQHAKAIRALQWLVVGFYLTLLVIPAFLDLPPAQAGMLDNLTVLAQFIFWGLWWPFVLLSMIFFGRLWCGVLCPEGSLSEWISWRGLNKRTPRWVRWSGWPTIAFILTTVYGQLISVYDYAQAALLILGGSTVAAMLVGFLYGRGKRVWCRHLCPVSGVFALLARLAPVHYKVDEQRWLENREPHLPTPNCAPLIDIRRMQGNADCHACGRCSSQRGAVQLSARSPNSEILIVGGQQQSDHWDSTLLLFGMIGLAMGAFQWTVSPWFITLKQAAAEWLVDSDIIWPLEANAPWWLLTHYPQANDAFTWLDGAVILTYIFGASLLVGGALWLLLRAAVRVMRRGDNVFQHLALALVPLGGAGLFLGLSATTVKLLRYEGLLLAWAQPARAALLIGAVAWSLYLAWNVISRHGGNGMRRLLAFACVNAGCALVGYGWWLQFWGWS, translated from the coding sequence ATGATCACCCAGGCGCCGTGGCTGGCGCGACTCGGTGACCTGCTGCGCCAGCATGCGAAAGCCATTCGCGCGCTGCAGTGGCTGGTGGTGGGGTTCTACCTGACGCTACTGGTGATCCCCGCCTTTCTTGATCTGCCGCCGGCCCAGGCCGGCATGCTCGACAACCTGACGGTACTGGCGCAGTTCATCTTCTGGGGCTTGTGGTGGCCCTTCGTGCTGCTGTCGATGATCTTCTTCGGCCGCCTGTGGTGCGGAGTGCTCTGCCCCGAAGGCTCGCTCAGCGAGTGGATCAGCTGGCGCGGGCTGAACAAACGCACGCCGCGCTGGGTGCGCTGGAGCGGCTGGCCGACCATCGCCTTCATCCTCACCACCGTCTACGGCCAGCTGATCAGCGTCTATGACTATGCCCAGGCGGCACTGCTGATCCTCGGCGGCTCCACCGTCGCGGCGATGCTGGTGGGCTTTCTCTACGGCCGCGGCAAGCGGGTCTGGTGCCGCCATCTGTGCCCGGTCAGCGGCGTGTTCGCCCTGCTCGCCCGCTTGGCGCCGGTGCACTACAAGGTCGACGAACAGCGCTGGCTGGAAAATCGCGAACCGCACCTGCCGACACCCAACTGCGCCCCGCTGATTGACATCCGTCGCATGCAGGGCAATGCCGATTGCCATGCCTGTGGCCGCTGCAGCAGCCAGCGCGGTGCAGTGCAGCTGAGCGCCCGTTCGCCCAATTCTGAAATCCTCATCGTCGGCGGTCAGCAGCAAAGCGATCACTGGGACAGCACCCTGTTGCTGTTCGGCATGATCGGCCTGGCCATGGGCGCCTTCCAGTGGACGGTCAGTCCCTGGTTCATCACCCTCAAGCAGGCCGCCGCGGAATGGCTGGTGGATAGCGACATCATCTGGCCGCTGGAAGCCAACGCGCCTTGGTGGCTGCTGACCCACTATCCGCAGGCCAACGATGCCTTCACCTGGCTCGATGGCGCCGTGATCCTCACCTACATCTTCGGTGCCTCGTTGCTCGTCGGCGGCGCGTTGTGGCTACTGCTGCGCGCCGCCGTGCGGGTAATGCGCCGTGGCGACAATGTGTTCCAGCACCTCGCATTGGCACTGGTGCCGCTGGGTGGCGCCGGGCTGTTTCTCGGCCTGTCCGCCACCACGGTCAAGCTACTGCGCTACGAGGGCTTGCTACTGGCCTGGGCGCAACCGGCTCGCGCCGCGCTGCTGATCGGTGCCGTGGCGTGGAGTCTGTACCTGGCGTGGAACGTGATCAGCCGTCACGGCGGCAACGGCATGCGCCGGCTGCTGGCGTTCGCCTGCGTCAATGCCGGTTGCGCGCTGGTGGGCTATGGCTGGTGGCTGCAGTTCTGGGGCTGGAGCTGA
- a CDS encoding FTR1 family protein → MGQSMFIVWRESVEALLVIGILHAWLRQQPGAANALRMLWAGVAAGLGLAAALGWGVLQAGDWLAGSGGEWFQCAMLLVASLLILHMVGWMHQHGRTLKTSLQNSAAEKLSQGSGIGLLLLAMLAVGREGSETVVFLYGIGNQQAGMDLTRFVIGGVLGFVLALLSYAALQAGSRYFSWRRFFQVSEVMLLLLGGALLMAALDRFSGQLMGMDVPEVLYTVFGDPLWDTSALLDDGGTLGGTLAGLTGYRAMPSLAAAVVLGLYWLAAWAWLKPRVQVQLAARPA, encoded by the coding sequence ATGGGCCAATCCATGTTCATCGTCTGGCGCGAAAGCGTCGAGGCCCTGCTGGTCATCGGCATCCTGCATGCCTGGCTGCGCCAGCAACCAGGCGCGGCCAATGCGCTGCGCATGCTCTGGGCCGGTGTCGCTGCCGGTCTCGGTCTGGCCGCTGCGCTGGGCTGGGGCGTATTGCAGGCCGGCGACTGGCTGGCGGGCAGCGGTGGCGAATGGTTCCAGTGCGCGATGCTGCTGGTAGCCAGCCTGCTGATCCTGCACATGGTCGGCTGGATGCATCAGCATGGCCGCACGTTGAAGACCAGCCTGCAGAACAGCGCTGCGGAAAAGCTCAGCCAGGGCAGCGGCATCGGCCTGCTGCTGCTGGCCATGCTCGCCGTCGGTCGTGAAGGCAGCGAGACGGTGGTGTTCCTCTACGGCATCGGTAACCAGCAGGCGGGTATGGACCTCACCCGCTTCGTCATCGGCGGTGTACTCGGTTTCGTCCTCGCCCTACTCAGTTATGCAGCCCTGCAGGCCGGCAGCCGCTACTTCAGCTGGCGGCGTTTCTTCCAGGTCAGCGAAGTGATGTTGCTGCTGCTCGGCGGCGCATTGCTGATGGCCGCGCTGGATCGCTTCAGCGGCCAGCTGATGGGTATGGACGTACCGGAAGTGCTGTACACGGTGTTCGGCGATCCGCTCTGGGATACCTCGGCCCTGCTGGATGATGGCGGCACGCTCGGCGGCACCCTGGCCGGCCTCACCGGCTATCGCGCCATGCCTTCGCTGGCCGCCGCGGTAGTTCTGGGCCTTTACTGGCTCGCCGCGTGGGCATGGCTCAAACCGCGGGTACAGGTGCAGCTCGCTGCGAGGCCAGCATGA
- a CDS encoding cupredoxin domain-containing protein: MRRAGQSLLGVLPLLVGLASPAQAALPTYELTIRDGHFEPATIEVPARQRFKIIVHNAGSGPTEFESTPLRVEKVLSPGVTSFVVIHPLKPGRYPFFDEFHMDLPEGEIVAK; this comes from the coding sequence ATGCGTCGCGCCGGGCAATCGCTGCTCGGCGTGCTGCCGCTACTGGTCGGGCTCGCGAGCCCGGCGCAGGCCGCGCTGCCGACGTACGAGCTGACCATACGTGACGGCCACTTCGAGCCAGCGACCATCGAAGTCCCTGCCCGTCAGCGCTTCAAGATCATCGTGCACAACGCCGGCAGCGGGCCGACCGAGTTCGAGAGCACCCCGCTACGCGTCGAGAAGGTGCTGTCACCCGGGGTGACCTCCTTCGTCGTGATCCACCCGCTGAAGCCGGGCCGCTATCCATTCTTCGACGAATTCCATATGGATCTTCCCGAAGGCGAGATCGTCGCCAAGTAG
- a CDS encoding iron transporter — translation MRIPATLAITTLLLTPLAQAKEYPIGEPQQCGGMEVGAVYLQPVEMDPPGMMRAAAESDVHLEADISATEDNRNGWQEGSFVPYLSIHYTLRKKGSDEVVEGDFHPMVANDGPHYGDNVKLRGPGKYQLTYKILPPGSGHAMFGRHTDKETGVAPWFEGCELTYEFTYAGIGKKGGY, via the coding sequence ATGCGCATCCCCGCCACACTGGCCATCACCACCCTGCTGCTCACCCCGCTCGCCCAGGCGAAGGAATACCCCATCGGCGAACCGCAGCAGTGCGGCGGCATGGAGGTCGGCGCGGTGTATCTGCAGCCGGTCGAAATGGACCCACCGGGCATGATGCGTGCCGCGGCCGAGTCCGACGTGCATCTCGAGGCCGATATCAGCGCTACCGAAGACAACCGCAACGGCTGGCAGGAAGGCAGCTTCGTGCCCTACCTGAGCATCCACTACACGCTGCGCAAGAAGGGTTCCGACGAAGTCGTCGAAGGCGATTTCCATCCGATGGTGGCAAACGACGGCCCGCACTACGGTGACAACGTCAAGCTGCGCGGCCCAGGCAAGTACCAGTTGACCTACAAGATCCTGCCGCCAGGCTCGGGGCACGCCATGTTCGGTCGCCACACCGACAAGGAAACCGGCGTCGCCCCCTGGTTCGAAGGCTGCGAGCTGACGTACGAGTTCACCTACGCCGGCATCGGCAAGAAAGGGGGCTACTGA
- the mdtD gene encoding multidrug transporter subunit MdtD: protein MQPPVSLDARTARILPWLVAIAFFMQTLDGTILNTALPAMARDLAENPLRMQGVVIAYMLTVALLIPASGWIADRFGSRRIFVTAIVLFSVGSLLCALSTSFNQLVASRVLQALGGALMLPVGRLVVLRAFPRSDFVRIMAFIALPGLVGPLLGPTLGGWLVEYASWHWIFLINLPVGVIGCIAALRFMPDLKGPERVRFDTLGFLLFGAAMVLVTIALEGLGQMHMSHARVMLLLFGGAACMAAYWLRAGRIDAPLFSPKLFHTRSFAVGIFGNLFARLGGGALPFLLPLLLQVALGYSPAKAGMSMIPLALGAMAVKSLAKPIIDRLGYRRLLIGNTLLLGCLIASLATIDGQTPTWLLLVHLGLIGMVNSMQFTAMNTVTLVGLSHADASSGNSLLSVVVQLSMSLGVATAGALLGGFTVDDAQGSEVLRAFQLTFLCVGGMAMLAAALFLQLEHRDPGHDDDVRRPVDVGE from the coding sequence ATGCAACCGCCCGTCTCACTCGACGCCCGTACCGCGCGGATTCTTCCGTGGCTGGTGGCCATCGCCTTCTTCATGCAGACGCTGGACGGCACCATTCTCAATACCGCGCTGCCGGCCATGGCGCGTGATCTGGCGGAAAACCCCCTGCGCATGCAGGGCGTGGTGATCGCCTACATGCTCACGGTGGCGCTGCTGATTCCGGCATCCGGCTGGATTGCTGACCGCTTCGGTAGCCGGCGCATCTTCGTGACTGCCATCGTGCTGTTTTCCGTGGGCTCGCTGTTGTGCGCGTTGTCGACCAGCTTCAACCAGCTGGTGGCTTCCCGCGTGCTGCAGGCGCTGGGTGGAGCGCTGATGCTGCCGGTGGGGCGGCTGGTGGTGCTGCGGGCATTTCCGCGCAGCGACTTCGTGCGGATCATGGCCTTTATCGCGCTGCCAGGACTGGTCGGCCCGTTGCTCGGGCCAACCCTGGGTGGCTGGCTGGTGGAGTACGCCTCCTGGCACTGGATCTTCCTGATCAATCTGCCGGTGGGCGTGATTGGCTGCATCGCCGCGCTGCGCTTCATGCCCGATCTCAAAGGGCCCGAGCGGGTGCGCTTCGATACGCTCGGCTTCCTGCTGTTCGGCGCAGCGATGGTGCTGGTCACCATTGCGCTGGAGGGGCTCGGCCAGATGCACATGTCGCATGCCCGCGTGATGCTGCTGCTGTTCGGCGGCGCAGCGTGCATGGCGGCCTACTGGCTGCGCGCCGGGCGCATCGATGCGCCGCTGTTCAGCCCCAAGCTGTTCCATACGCGCAGCTTTGCGGTGGGCATCTTCGGCAACCTGTTTGCCCGGCTGGGTGGTGGCGCGCTGCCGTTCCTGTTGCCATTGCTGCTGCAGGTGGCGCTTGGCTATTCGCCGGCGAAGGCCGGGATGAGCATGATTCCGCTGGCCTTGGGTGCGATGGCGGTCAAATCCCTGGCCAAGCCGATCATCGATCGTCTCGGTTATCGCCGTCTGCTGATCGGCAACACACTGCTGCTCGGCTGCCTGATCGCCAGCCTGGCGACCATCGATGGACAAACGCCGACCTGGCTGCTGCTGGTGCATCTGGGCCTGATCGGCATGGTCAACTCGATGCAGTTCACCGCGATGAACACCGTCACCCTGGTCGGCCTTAGCCATGCCGACGCCAGTAGCGGCAATAGCCTGCTGTCGGTGGTGGTGCAGCTATCAATGAGCCTTGGCGTCGCCACCGCCGGTGCGCTGCTGGGAGGCTTCACCGTGGACGACGCGCAGGGCAGCGAGGTGCTGCGGGCATTTCAGCTGACGTTTCTCTGCGTCGGCGGTATGGCGATGCTCGCTGCCGCATTGTTCCTGCAGCTGGAACATCGCGACCCTGGCCATGACGACGATGTGCGGCGACCGGTGGACGTCGGCGAATAA
- the edd gene encoding phosphogluconate dehydratase, translating to MHPVVVEVTQRLIERSRPTREAYLAMVRGAASAGPARNGAQCANFAHGVAGCGAQDKQRLRLPDAANIAIVTAYNDMLSAHQPYEDYPEHLRQALRDIGSVGQVAGGVPAMCDGVTQGEPGMELAIASREVIAMSTAVALSHNLFDGALLLGICDKIVPGLLIGALRFGHLPAVFVPAGPMPSGLANKDKAAVRQRYAEGKAGRDELLAAEMQAYHSPGTCTFYGTANTNQMLMEVMGLHLPGSSFVNPGTPLRDALTAEAARQVTRLTPQGGSFTPLGEFVDERVLVNAIVALHATGGSTNHTLHMPAIAQAAGIQLTWQDMADLSAVVPTLARVYPNGSADINHFHAAGGVALLVRELIAAGLLHEDVHTVMGRGLNRYTQEPFLEDGRLTWREGAAASLDESILRPVARPFSAEGGLRVMSGNLGRGVMKVSAVAPEHRVVEAPARVFADQLELVEAFKAGELERDVVAVVRFQGPRANGMPELHKLTPYLGLLQDRGFKVALVTDGRMSGASGKVPAAIHVCPEAIDGGPLARVRDGDLLRVDGQNGVLEVLVDAAELAGRSPAAAPAASVQGCGRELFGFMRAAFSSAEQGASVFAAGLEALR from the coding sequence ATGCATCCCGTAGTGGTCGAAGTCACCCAGCGCCTGATCGAGCGTAGCCGGCCTACGCGCGAAGCCTATCTCGCCATGGTTCGCGGCGCTGCCAGTGCCGGGCCTGCCCGCAACGGCGCGCAATGCGCGAACTTCGCCCATGGCGTTGCCGGTTGCGGCGCGCAGGACAAGCAGCGCCTGCGGCTACCGGATGCGGCCAACATCGCCATCGTCACGGCCTACAACGACATGCTCTCGGCGCATCAGCCCTATGAGGACTACCCTGAGCACCTGCGCCAGGCGCTGCGCGATATCGGCTCGGTGGGGCAGGTGGCCGGCGGTGTGCCGGCGATGTGTGACGGTGTCACCCAGGGCGAGCCGGGCATGGAGCTGGCCATTGCCAGTCGCGAGGTGATCGCCATGAGCACCGCGGTGGCGCTGTCGCACAACCTGTTCGATGGTGCGCTGCTGCTCGGCATCTGCGACAAGATCGTTCCCGGATTGCTGATCGGTGCGCTGCGTTTCGGTCATCTGCCCGCTGTGTTCGTGCCGGCCGGTCCGATGCCGTCCGGCCTGGCCAACAAGGACAAGGCCGCGGTGCGCCAGCGCTACGCCGAAGGCAAGGCAGGTCGCGACGAGCTGCTGGCGGCGGAAATGCAGGCCTATCACAGTCCCGGTACCTGTACCTTCTACGGCACCGCCAACACCAACCAGATGCTGATGGAGGTCATGGGCCTGCACTTGCCGGGCTCTTCCTTCGTCAACCCGGGCACGCCATTGCGCGATGCGCTGACCGCCGAGGCCGCGCGGCAGGTCACTCGACTGACGCCACAGGGCGGCAGCTTCACGCCGCTCGGTGAGTTCGTCGACGAGCGCGTATTGGTCAACGCCATCGTCGCGCTGCATGCCACCGGCGGCTCGACCAATCACACCCTGCACATGCCGGCCATCGCCCAAGCGGCGGGCATCCAGCTGACCTGGCAGGACATGGCCGACCTTTCCGCAGTGGTGCCGACGCTGGCGCGGGTCTATCCCAATGGTTCAGCAGACATCAATCACTTCCATGCCGCGGGCGGCGTCGCGCTGCTGGTGCGCGAGCTGATCGCGGCCGGCCTGCTGCACGAGGATGTGCATACCGTGATGGGTCGCGGCCTCAATCGCTACACCCAGGAGCCCTTCCTCGAAGACGGTCGGCTGACTTGGCGTGAAGGCGCTGCGGCGAGCCTGGACGAAAGCATCCTGCGGCCGGTCGCGCGACCGTTCTCGGCCGAAGGCGGGCTGCGGGTGATGAGCGGCAATCTCGGCCGTGGCGTGATGAAGGTGTCCGCCGTGGCGCCCGAGCATCGCGTCGTGGAAGCGCCGGCGCGGGTCTTTGCCGATCAGCTGGAGCTGGTCGAGGCGTTCAAGGCGGGCGAGCTGGAGCGAGACGTCGTTGCAGTGGTGCGCTTCCAGGGGCCGCGTGCCAACGGCATGCCCGAGTTGCACAAGCTGACGCCCTATCTCGGTCTGTTGCAGGACCGCGGTTTCAAGGTCGCGCTGGTCACTGACGGGCGCATGTCCGGTGCGTCGGGCAAGGTGCCGGCGGCGATCCATGTGTGCCCCGAGGCAATCGATGGCGGCCCGCTGGCGCGCGTGCGTGACGGCGATCTGCTGCGTGTGGATGGGCAGAACGGTGTGCTCGAGGTGCTGGTCGATGCCGCTGAGCTGGCTGGCCGATCGCCGGCTGCTGCGCCGGCTGCGAGTGTGCAGGGCTGCGGGCGCGAGTTGTTCGGTTTTATGCGGGCGGCATTCAGCTCCGCCGAGCAGGGCGCCAGCGTGTTCGCTGCCGGGCTGGAGGCGCTGCGATGA